In Mycolicibacterium mucogenicum DSM 44124, the following are encoded in one genomic region:
- a CDS encoding ATP-dependent DNA helicase → MTTDVSALLSIAVSALGGAERSGQIEMAKAVGDAFDKGEHLAVQAGTGTGKSLAYLVPSIAHAVASNQPVVVSTATIALQRQLVDRDLPRLADALAPHLPRRPEFALLKGRGNYLCLNKVHSGASAEEDLPQEELFNPVAASALGRDVKRLIEWSSDTESGDRDEVVPGVLDRAWSQVSVGARECIGATRCPYGTDCFAEKARAKAGAVDVIVTNHALLAIDAISEVNVLPEHQLLVVDEAHELVDRVTSVATGELSATSMAVALRRAARLVEPELAERLEAAIATLGSAIHDMEPGRIDVLDDELATYLTVVRDSTDKVKMAIDTAPSDPTAAAARSEAVTALADLSDTASRIIDSFVPAIPDRYDVVWLDRDESRGTVRYILRVAPLSVAGLLRGRLFGEVTAVLTSATLTIGGRFESMARAWGLSVPEDSTATPPKWKGMDVGSPFSHAKSGILYVAKHLPPPGRDAAPQEQLDEIYELITAAGGRTLGLFSSMRAAKAAAEIMRERLDTPVLCQGDDSTSTLVRRFTDDAETSLFGTLSLWQGVDVPGPSLSLVIIDRIPFPRPDDPLLTARQRAIAARGGNGFMAVAASHAALLLAQGAGRLLRSVNDRGVIAILDSRMATARYGGFLQSSLPPYWSTTDPVRVRSALERLAASS, encoded by the coding sequence GTGACGACCGACGTCTCCGCGCTGCTGTCCATCGCGGTATCCGCCCTCGGCGGCGCCGAACGCAGCGGCCAGATCGAGATGGCCAAGGCTGTCGGCGACGCCTTCGACAAGGGCGAGCACCTGGCCGTCCAGGCCGGGACCGGCACCGGAAAGTCGTTGGCGTACCTCGTCCCGTCGATCGCGCACGCCGTCGCATCGAATCAGCCGGTGGTGGTGTCGACGGCGACCATCGCGTTGCAACGCCAGTTGGTGGACCGCGACCTACCCCGCCTGGCCGACGCCCTGGCCCCGCACCTGCCCCGCCGACCCGAGTTCGCGTTGCTCAAAGGACGCGGAAATTACCTGTGCCTCAACAAGGTTCACAGCGGCGCTTCCGCCGAGGAGGACCTCCCACAAGAGGAACTGTTCAACCCCGTCGCCGCGTCGGCACTGGGCCGCGACGTCAAGCGGCTCATCGAGTGGTCGTCGGACACCGAGAGCGGTGACCGCGACGAGGTGGTGCCCGGCGTGCTGGACCGGGCCTGGTCGCAGGTCAGCGTCGGCGCGCGCGAGTGCATCGGCGCCACCCGGTGCCCTTACGGCACAGACTGTTTCGCCGAGAAGGCCCGCGCGAAGGCCGGCGCGGTCGACGTCATCGTCACCAACCACGCGCTGCTGGCCATCGACGCCATCTCCGAGGTCAACGTCCTGCCCGAGCACCAGCTGCTGGTGGTCGACGAGGCCCACGAGCTGGTGGACCGCGTAACCAGCGTGGCCACCGGCGAGCTGTCCGCGACGTCCATGGCCGTGGCGCTCCGACGGGCCGCCCGCTTGGTGGAACCCGAACTGGCAGAACGCCTCGAGGCCGCCATCGCCACATTGGGTTCGGCCATCCACGACATGGAGCCGGGCCGCATCGATGTGCTCGACGACGAGCTGGCGACCTACCTGACGGTGGTCCGTGACTCGACGGACAAAGTGAAGATGGCGATCGACACGGCGCCCTCGGATCCCACCGCGGCGGCCGCGCGCAGCGAGGCCGTGACCGCACTGGCCGATCTGAGTGATACCGCGTCGCGCATCATCGACTCGTTCGTGCCGGCCATCCCCGACCGCTACGACGTGGTGTGGCTGGATCGCGACGAGTCCAGGGGCACAGTGCGATACATCCTGCGCGTCGCTCCGTTGTCGGTGGCCGGGCTGCTGCGCGGCCGGTTGTTCGGTGAGGTGACCGCGGTGCTGACGTCCGCGACGCTGACCATCGGCGGCCGCTTCGAGTCGATGGCCCGGGCGTGGGGCTTGTCGGTGCCCGAAGACAGCACCGCGACGCCGCCGAAGTGGAAGGGCATGGACGTGGGATCGCCCTTCTCCCATGCCAAGTCGGGCATTCTCTACGTCGCCAAGCACCTGCCGCCGCCGGGCCGCGACGCCGCTCCGCAGGAACAGCTCGACGAAATCTACGAGCTGATCACGGCCGCCGGCGGACGCACCCTCGGACTGTTCTCGTCGATGCGTGCCGCCAAGGCCGCCGCCGAGATCATGCGCGAGCGCCTGGACACCCCGGTGCTCTGCCAGGGCGACGACTCGACGTCAACCCTGGTGCGCCGCTTCACCGACGACGCCGAGACCTCGTTGTTCGGGACACTGTCGCTGTGGCAGGGCGTCGACGTGCCGGGGCCGTCGCTGTCGCTGGTGATCATCGACAGAATTCCGTTCCCCCGCCCCGATGATCCGCTGTTGACCGCGCGGCAGCGGGCCATCGCGGCGCGCGGCGGCAACGGATTCATGGCCGTCGCGGCATCGCACGCGGCGCTGCTGCTGGCGCAGGGCGCCGGGCGACTGCTGCGCAGCGTCAACGACCGCGGCGTCATCGCCATCCTGGACTCCCGCATGGCGACGGCGCGCTACGGCGGGTTCCTGCAGTCGTCACTGCCGCCGTACTGGTCGACCACCGACCCGGTCCGGGTGCGCAGCGCGCTGGAGCGGTTGGCTGCGTCGAGCTGA
- a CDS encoding MarR family winged helix-turn-helix transcriptional regulator encodes MADRLGAAVQDYQAAVDDFDREVARLLGINTTDARCLEILIQEGAGVTPRELADRLGLTTGSATTMLDRLEKVGYVTRSAHPSDRRKLLVHATATARERAFALIGPLVDDGRRTLLNRYSAEQLELITEFLTRTAELQREHVARLRGM; translated from the coding sequence GTGGCTGACCGCTTGGGTGCGGCGGTGCAGGACTACCAGGCCGCGGTCGACGACTTCGACCGCGAGGTCGCGCGCCTGCTCGGCATCAACACAACCGATGCGCGGTGCCTGGAGATTCTGATCCAGGAAGGCGCTGGTGTTACTCCGCGCGAGCTGGCCGACCGGTTGGGCCTCACGACCGGCAGCGCCACGACGATGCTCGACCGCTTGGAGAAGGTCGGCTACGTGACGCGCTCGGCGCACCCCAGTGACCGGCGCAAACTCCTGGTCCACGCCACCGCCACCGCGCGGGAGCGTGCTTTCGCGCTGATCGGCCCGCTGGTAGACGACGGGCGACGCACCCTGCTGAACCGCTACAGTGCCGAACAACTGGAACTGATCACCGAATTCCTCACGCGGACAGCGGAATTGCAGCGCGAGCACGTCGCGCGGCTGCGGGGGATGTGA
- a CDS encoding alpha-1,4-glucan--maltose-1-phosphate maltosyltransferase — protein MAGRIEIDDVAPVVSAGRYPAKAVVGEVVPISATVWREGHDAVAASLVVRYHGPVYPQLAETPPGATPTPAPPRAKVKPTRLPMAPGFTPDVFHGQFTPDAVGLWTYRVDGWGDPIATWRHAITVKLEAGQSETELTNDLLIGATLLERAATAVPQGDRAPLLTAARRLREPGDPYVRAGAALAPDVTDLLRKYPLRELVTRGEQYGIWVDRSRARFSAWYELFPRSTGGWDADGKPVHGTFSTTAKAIPRVAAMGFDVLYLPPVHPIGKVHRKGPNNNVTAAPGDVGSPWAIGSDEGGHDAVHPDLGTIDEFDDMVAAARENGLEVALDLALQCAPDHPWAKDHPEWFTVLPDGTIAYAENPPKKYQDIYPLNFDNDPAGIYDEVLRVVKFWMSHGVKIFRVDNPHTKPANFWAWLIAQAKNIDPDVLFLSEAFTRPARLYGLAKLGFTQSYTYFTWRTAKWEITEFGQEIAKYADFYRPNLFVNTPDILHASLQHGGPGMFAIRAVLAATLSSSWGVYSGYELFEHQAVREGSEEYLDSEKYQLRPRDFDAALAGGRSLEPLLTRLNEIRRVHPALSQLRTIKFHHVDNDALLAYSKFDPVTGDTVLVVLTLNPFGPEQATLWLDMGALGMEDHDRFWVRDEITGEEYQWGAANYVRLDPSKAVAHILNMPQIPYDKRLTLLRRQP, from the coding sequence GTGGCCGGTCGGATCGAGATCGACGACGTCGCACCAGTGGTGTCCGCAGGCCGATACCCCGCCAAGGCCGTGGTCGGCGAAGTGGTTCCGATCAGCGCGACCGTGTGGCGCGAAGGTCACGACGCCGTCGCCGCAAGCCTGGTGGTGCGCTATCACGGACCCGTCTACCCGCAGCTCGCCGAAACCCCGCCGGGTGCGACGCCGACGCCGGCCCCGCCGCGGGCGAAGGTCAAGCCGACCCGGCTGCCCATGGCGCCGGGCTTCACGCCTGACGTCTTCCACGGCCAGTTCACCCCGGACGCTGTCGGCCTGTGGACGTACCGTGTCGACGGCTGGGGCGATCCGATCGCGACGTGGCGACATGCCATCACCGTCAAGCTCGAAGCCGGCCAGAGCGAGACCGAACTGACCAACGACCTGCTGATCGGTGCAACCCTCCTGGAGCGCGCCGCCACCGCGGTCCCCCAGGGCGACCGCGCCCCGCTACTCACTGCCGCGCGGCGGCTCCGGGAACCGGGCGACCCGTACGTCCGCGCCGGGGCGGCGCTGGCGCCCGACGTGACCGACCTGCTGCGCAAGTATCCGTTGCGCGAATTGGTCACGCGCGGAGAGCAATACGGCATCTGGGTCGACCGGTCACGGGCCCGGTTCAGCGCCTGGTACGAGCTCTTCCCCCGCTCCACCGGCGGCTGGGATGCCGACGGCAAGCCGGTGCACGGCACGTTCTCGACGACCGCGAAAGCCATTCCGCGCGTAGCCGCAATGGGTTTCGACGTCCTGTACCTGCCACCGGTGCATCCGATCGGCAAGGTGCACCGCAAGGGCCCGAACAACAATGTGACCGCGGCGCCCGGCGACGTCGGCTCCCCGTGGGCCATCGGCAGCGACGAAGGCGGCCACGACGCGGTGCACCCGGACCTGGGCACCATTGACGAGTTCGACGACATGGTGGCCGCAGCCCGCGAAAACGGGCTTGAGGTGGCGCTCGACCTGGCGCTGCAATGCGCGCCGGATCACCCGTGGGCCAAGGACCATCCCGAGTGGTTCACCGTGTTGCCCGACGGCACCATCGCGTACGCCGAGAACCCGCCGAAGAAGTACCAGGACATCTATCCGCTGAACTTCGACAACGACCCGGCGGGCATCTACGACGAGGTGCTGCGCGTCGTCAAGTTCTGGATGTCGCACGGCGTCAAGATCTTCCGGGTCGACAACCCGCACACCAAGCCGGCGAACTTCTGGGCCTGGCTCATTGCCCAGGCCAAGAACATCGACCCCGATGTGCTGTTCCTGTCGGAGGCGTTCACCCGCCCGGCGCGGCTTTACGGGCTCGCGAAACTCGGCTTCACGCAGTCGTATACGTACTTCACCTGGCGCACCGCCAAGTGGGAGATCACCGAGTTCGGCCAGGAGATCGCCAAGTACGCCGACTTCTACCGGCCCAACCTGTTCGTCAACACCCCGGACATCCTGCATGCGAGCCTGCAGCACGGCGGCCCCGGCATGTTCGCGATCCGCGCGGTGCTGGCTGCCACGCTGAGTTCCTCGTGGGGTGTCTACTCCGGCTACGAGCTGTTCGAGCACCAAGCCGTCCGCGAGGGCAGCGAGGAGTATCTGGACTCCGAGAAATACCAATTGCGGCCACGGGATTTCGACGCGGCGCTGGCCGGCGGTCGGTCCCTTGAGCCGCTGCTGACCCGGCTCAACGAGATCCGCCGGGTACACCCGGCACTGAGCCAGTTACGGACCATCAAGTTCCATCACGTCGACAACGATGCGTTGTTGGCGTACAGCAAGTTCGACCCCGTTACCGGTGACACCGTCCTTGTGGTGTTGACGCTCAACCCATTCGGCCCCGAGCAGGCAACGCTCTGGCTGGACATGGGTGCCCTCGGCATGGAGGACCACGACCGGTTCTGGGTACGAGACGAGATCACCGGTGAGGAATATCAATGGGGCGCAGCAAATTACGTGCGACTGGACCCGAGCAAAGCGGTAGCGCACATACTGAACATGCCGCAAATTCCGTACGACAAACGGCTGACTCTCCTGCGGAGACAACCGTGA
- the glgP gene encoding alpha-glucan family phosphorylase: MKALRRFTVRAHLPERLTALERLSINLRWSWHTPTQELFAEIDPVLWEQVGADPVALLGAVSPARLDELAADDDFVGRVNHRAADLDSYLTRPLWYQEQADLAEDGGPAMPKGIAYFSMEFGVAEVLPNYSGGLGILAGDHLKSASDLGLPLIAVGLYYRSGYFKQSLTADGWQNENYPSFDPQGLPLRLLTGADGQPALVSLNLPESQVLRARVWVAQVGRVPLLLLDSDIPENEHELRSVTDRLYGGDQEHRIKQELLAGIGGIRAIRAFTEIEGIQAPEVYHMNEGHAGFLGVERIREYISGSGLDFETALTVVRASTVFTTHTPVPAGIDRFPVEMVRRYFDDTVASPLLPEVPLYRVVAFGAEDDPDKFNMAHMGLRLAQRANGVSLLHGRVSRGMFNELWPGFDQAEVPIGSITNGVHAPTWAAPKWLELGRELVGVEGMEAIDQAAGEPQLWQRLHDVDPGHLWWIRSQLREMLIADVRARLRRSWLERGATEAELGWIATAFDPSVLTIGFARRVPTYKRLTLMLRDPERLEQLLLDESRPVQLIVAGKSHPADDGGKALIQQVVKFADRPEVRHRIAFLPDYDMSMARLLYWGCDVWLNNPLRPLEACGTSGMKSALNGGLNLSIRDGWWDEWYDGENGWEIPTADGVTDEARRDDLEAAALYDLMQNSVAPKFYERNEHGVPTRWVEMVRHTLQSLGPKVLASRMVRDYTEKYYGPAAQSFRRTVEPIDGVPFGAARSLAAYRQRVTEAWPKIQIAEVDSYGLPDTPLLGSELSLTATVQLAGLRTDEVVVQAVLGRVDAGDQLVEPVTVPMAHTGSGEGGVEVFSATIPLPVAGPVGYTVRVLPHNALLAADNELGLVTLA, encoded by the coding sequence GTGAAAGCCCTTCGTCGGTTCACCGTCCGTGCCCACCTGCCCGAACGCCTGACCGCGCTGGAGCGGCTGTCCATCAACCTGCGCTGGTCCTGGCACACGCCGACCCAGGAGTTGTTCGCGGAAATCGATCCGGTGTTGTGGGAGCAGGTCGGCGCCGACCCGGTGGCGTTGCTGGGCGCGGTCAGCCCCGCGCGGCTCGACGAACTGGCGGCAGACGACGACTTCGTCGGCCGGGTGAACCACCGGGCCGCTGATCTGGACAGCTATCTGACCCGGCCGTTGTGGTACCAGGAGCAGGCCGACCTCGCTGAGGACGGCGGCCCCGCGATGCCGAAGGGCATCGCGTACTTCTCCATGGAGTTCGGCGTGGCGGAAGTGCTGCCGAACTACTCGGGCGGTCTGGGCATCCTCGCGGGCGACCACCTCAAGTCGGCATCGGATCTCGGCCTGCCGTTGATCGCGGTGGGGCTGTACTACCGGTCCGGCTACTTCAAGCAATCGCTGACGGCCGACGGCTGGCAGAACGAGAACTATCCGTCGTTCGATCCGCAGGGCCTGCCGCTGCGGCTGCTGACCGGTGCCGACGGCCAGCCGGCGCTGGTGTCGCTGAACCTGCCGGAATCGCAGGTGCTGCGGGCCCGGGTGTGGGTGGCGCAAGTCGGGCGAGTTCCGTTGCTGCTGCTCGACTCTGACATCCCGGAGAACGAGCACGAGCTGCGTTCGGTGACCGACCGGCTGTACGGCGGCGACCAGGAACACCGGATCAAGCAGGAGCTGCTCGCCGGCATCGGTGGCATCCGCGCGATCCGGGCGTTCACCGAGATCGAGGGCATCCAAGCGCCCGAGGTTTACCACATGAACGAAGGCCACGCGGGTTTCCTTGGTGTGGAACGTATTCGGGAGTACATCAGCGGATCGGGACTGGACTTCGAGACCGCGCTGACGGTGGTCCGCGCGTCGACGGTGTTCACCACGCACACGCCGGTGCCGGCCGGTATCGACCGGTTCCCGGTGGAGATGGTGCGCCGCTACTTCGACGACACCGTTGCCTCGCCGCTGCTGCCCGAGGTGCCGCTGTACCGAGTGGTCGCGTTCGGTGCCGAGGACGACCCGGACAAATTCAACATGGCGCACATGGGTTTACGGCTCGCCCAGCGGGCCAACGGGGTGTCGCTGTTGCACGGCCGGGTCAGTCGCGGCATGTTCAACGAACTGTGGCCGGGCTTCGACCAGGCCGAAGTGCCCATCGGATCGATCACCAACGGCGTGCACGCACCGACCTGGGCGGCGCCGAAATGGCTGGAGCTGGGCCGAGAACTCGTCGGTGTCGAGGGCATGGAAGCCATCGATCAGGCGGCCGGGGAACCGCAGTTGTGGCAGCGGTTGCACGACGTCGATCCCGGTCACCTGTGGTGGATCCGCTCCCAGCTGCGCGAGATGCTCATCGCCGATGTGCGCGCCCGGCTGCGGCGCTCGTGGCTCGAGCGTGGTGCCACGGAGGCTGAACTGGGCTGGATTGCAACGGCTTTCGATCCTTCGGTGCTGACCATCGGGTTCGCCCGACGCGTACCGACGTACAAGCGGCTGACGTTGATGCTGCGTGACCCGGAGCGACTGGAACAGCTGCTGCTCGACGAGTCTCGGCCGGTGCAGCTGATCGTCGCCGGTAAGTCGCATCCGGCCGACGACGGTGGCAAGGCGCTGATCCAGCAGGTCGTGAAGTTCGCCGACCGGCCCGAGGTGCGGCACCGGATCGCCTTCCTGCCGGACTACGACATGTCAATGGCGCGGCTGCTGTACTGGGGCTGCGATGTGTGGCTCAACAACCCGCTGCGTCCGTTGGAGGCGTGTGGCACGTCGGGCATGAAGAGCGCGCTCAATGGCGGGCTGAACCTGTCGATTCGCGACGGTTGGTGGGATGAGTGGTACGACGGCGAAAACGGTTGGGAAATCCCGACTGCCGACGGCGTCACCGATGAGGCGCGTCGCGACGACCTGGAGGCCGCGGCGCTGTACGACCTCATGCAGAACTCGGTGGCGCCGAAGTTCTACGAGCGCAACGAGCACGGCGTCCCGACGCGGTGGGTCGAGATGGTGCGGCACACGCTGCAGTCGCTGGGGCCGAAGGTGCTGGCATCGCGCATGGTGCGCGACTACACCGAGAAGTACTACGGCCCTGCGGCACAGTCGTTCCGGCGCACGGTGGAGCCGATCGACGGCGTGCCTTTCGGCGCGGCCCGCTCACTGGCGGCCTATCGGCAGCGCGTGACCGAGGCCTGGCCGAAGATTCAGATCGCCGAGGTGGACAGCTACGGGCTGCCCGATACGCCGCTGCTGGGTTCGGAGCTGTCGTTGACCGCCACCGTCCAGCTGGCCGGATTGCGCACCGATGAGGTTGTGGTGCAGGCGGTTCTGGGTCGTGTCGACGCCGGTGACCAGTTGGTGGAGCCGGTGACCGTGCCGATGGCGCACACGGGTTCCGGAGAGGGCGGCGTCGAGGTGTTCTCGGCGACCATCCCGCTGCCGGTGGCCGGCCCCGTCGGATACACCGTACGAGTGTTACCGCACAACGCATTACTGGCCGCCGACAACGAGCTCGGGCTGGTCACGCTGGCGTGA
- a CDS encoding FAD-dependent oxidoreductase: protein MTEALIIGAGVAGPVLAIALQRVGIDAHIYERSPSGADLRGAWLNFQANGMDALRAVDAAGPLENLGYPNDTISFITGTGKRLGRIPMAAQRPDGQLSVMMRRADLYRELNTLAAARGARYSYGKEFIAATTVSGGRVQAQFADGSSATGDLLVGCDGIHSTVRSTIDPAARAPRYVPVLNVGGYIPDFTVDVPPREFRMQFGTRCFFAWFPTPDGGTVWFANPPMAREPERGALSDMTDADWRNWLHQLMSGDAGPAHDIIDAAPGPMVGWATYDLPVVHRWHNHRNQIIIGDAAHATAPSAGQGASMSVEDAVVLAQCLRDCPDIPTAFTTFESLRRHRVEKIVRHGHRSANSKAAGPVGRLLRDLMLPAVFRQAAKDDGRSMMWLQGHHIDFDRTVERAPA from the coding sequence ATGACCGAAGCACTCATCATCGGCGCCGGAGTCGCCGGCCCGGTGCTGGCCATCGCGCTGCAGCGGGTGGGTATCGACGCCCACATCTACGAACGCTCCCCCTCCGGCGCGGACCTGCGCGGAGCCTGGCTGAACTTCCAGGCCAACGGCATGGACGCGCTGCGCGCCGTCGACGCGGCCGGCCCGCTCGAGAACCTGGGCTACCCGAACGACACCATCAGTTTCATCACCGGCACCGGCAAGAGGCTGGGCCGCATCCCGATGGCCGCACAGCGCCCGGACGGGCAGCTGTCGGTCATGATGCGTCGCGCCGACCTCTACCGCGAACTCAACACGCTGGCCGCGGCACGTGGCGCCCGATACAGCTATGGAAAGGAATTCATCGCCGCCACAACGGTTTCCGGCGGTCGCGTCCAGGCTCAGTTCGCCGACGGCAGCAGCGCAACCGGTGATCTGCTCGTCGGCTGCGACGGCATTCACTCCACGGTCCGCAGCACGATCGACCCGGCGGCCCGCGCACCCCGCTACGTGCCGGTGCTCAATGTCGGCGGCTACATCCCCGATTTCACCGTCGACGTGCCGCCGCGGGAATTCCGGATGCAGTTCGGCACCCGCTGCTTCTTCGCCTGGTTCCCCACTCCGGACGGCGGCACCGTCTGGTTCGCCAATCCCCCGATGGCCCGCGAGCCCGAACGCGGCGCATTGTCCGACATGACGGACGCCGACTGGCGAAACTGGCTGCACCAGTTGATGTCCGGCGATGCCGGTCCGGCGCATGACATCATCGACGCCGCGCCCGGTCCGATGGTGGGGTGGGCCACGTACGACCTGCCGGTGGTGCACCGGTGGCACAACCACCGCAACCAGATCATCATCGGCGACGCCGCCCATGCCACCGCACCATCGGCCGGGCAGGGCGCGTCGATGTCCGTCGAGGACGCCGTGGTTCTCGCACAGTGCCTGCGCGATTGCCCTGATATTCCAACGGCATTCACGACGTTCGAGTCGCTCCGCCGGCACCGGGTCGAGAAGATCGTGCGTCACGGGCACCGGTCGGCCAACAGCAAGGCCGCGGGCCCGGTGGGCCGGCTGCTGCGTGACCTGATGCTGCCGGCGGTGTTCCGGCAGGCCGCGAAAGACGATGGCCGCTCGATGATGTGGCTTCAGGGGCACCACATCGATTTCGACAGGACCGTCGAGCGCGCACCCGCCTAG
- a CDS encoding virginiamycin B lyase family protein, protein MSALTVAVDGGPYALAAGPDGAIWVTLVSAGAVARIDARGEVRRFDVGADSRPMQVCAGPDGAVWFTCSGTDRLGRIAGDGAVSFVELDTGSAPFGIAVGPDDAVWFTAMNAGTIGRVDADGTVEVVAAPGGMPSMITAGGDGALWFTLNQKSAIGRLTVAGKLSVRPTPTPSAGPVGICATHDDAVWFTAIGADKLGRIPLNDAIQELDLPGKPHAVVADEADGVWVSLWGADAIARVTADGEVSSFELPPGSEPHGLAVDRDGALWVALESGFVVRLPV, encoded by the coding sequence GTGAGTGCACTGACTGTTGCGGTCGATGGTGGACCGTACGCGCTGGCGGCCGGCCCGGATGGCGCGATTTGGGTGACGTTGGTGTCGGCGGGTGCGGTGGCCCGGATCGATGCCCGGGGTGAGGTGCGGCGGTTCGACGTCGGTGCCGACAGCCGGCCGATGCAGGTCTGCGCGGGGCCCGACGGGGCCGTCTGGTTCACGTGCTCGGGTACCGATCGGCTGGGCCGGATCGCCGGTGACGGAGCCGTGTCGTTCGTCGAATTGGATACGGGCAGTGCACCGTTCGGCATCGCCGTCGGACCTGACGACGCGGTGTGGTTCACCGCCATGAACGCCGGGACGATCGGCCGGGTGGATGCCGACGGCACGGTCGAGGTGGTCGCCGCGCCGGGCGGGATGCCGTCGATGATCACCGCCGGTGGTGACGGCGCGCTGTGGTTCACGTTGAATCAGAAGTCCGCGATCGGCAGACTGACGGTCGCCGGCAAGCTCTCGGTGCGGCCGACACCGACACCGTCGGCAGGGCCGGTCGGCATCTGCGCGACCCACGATGACGCGGTGTGGTTCACCGCAATTGGTGCGGACAAGCTGGGCCGCATTCCGCTGAACGACGCCATCCAGGAGCTGGATCTGCCGGGCAAGCCGCATGCGGTGGTGGCCGATGAAGCCGACGGCGTGTGGGTGAGCCTGTGGGGCGCCGATGCTATTGCGCGGGTGACCGCCGATGGTGAGGTGTCCAGCTTCGAACTGCCGCCGGGCTCCGAGCCGCACGGGCTGGCCGTCGACCGTGATGGTGCGCTGTGGGTGGCGCTGGAGTCCGGTTTCGTGGTGCGGCTGCCCGTCTAG